In a genomic window of Zingiber officinale cultivar Zhangliang chromosome 9B, Zo_v1.1, whole genome shotgun sequence:
- the LOC122024530 gene encoding LOB domain-containing protein 6-like, producing MASSSSVVQVSSSSGSAEEAAAAAVAAAAAASSTSSPCAACKFLRRKCQPDCVFAPYFPPDQPQKFVHVHRVFGASNVTKLLNELHPLQREDAVNSLAYEADMRLFDPVYGCVRVISILQHQLHQLQIDLSRAKSELSKYQSAAAVAPHPSFLDHQAGLPFVGALTGFEFGRDIPQSAGHGISRRQIMMPRNHHTDADLLSASLSATTANGEYHAGLLPDMSAAAASPAAIGLFGVRQYSRQSAGGGGDEQSSVGSL from the coding sequence ATGGCGTCGTCGTCTTCGGTGGTGCAGGTGTCGTCGTCGTCCGGGTCTGCGGAGGAGGCTGCGGCGGCGgcagtggcggcggcggcggcggcgtcatCGACGAGTTCGCCGTGCGCGGCGTGCAAGTTTTTGCGGCGGAAGTGCCAGCCGGACTGCGTGTTCGCGCCGTACTTCCCGCCGGACCAGCCTCAGAAGTTCGTGCACGTGCACCGGGTGTTCGGCGCCAGCAACGTCACCAAGCTCCTCAACGAGCTGCACCCGCTGCAGCGGGAGGACGCCGTCAACTCCCTCGCCTACGAGGCCGACATGCGCCTCTTCGACCCGGTCTACGGCTGCGTCCGCGTCATCTCCATCCTCCAGCACCAACTCCACCAGCTCCAGATCGATCTCTCCCGCGCTAAGTCTGAGCTCTCCAAGTACCAGTCCGCCGCCGCCGTTGCCCCGCACCCCTCCTTCCTCGACCACCAAGCCGGCCTCCCTTTCGTCGGCGCGCTCACGGGTTTCGAGTTCGGCCGCGACATCCCACAAAGCGCTGGCCACGGCATCAGCCGCCGCCAGATCATGATGCCAAGGAACCACCACACCGACGCGGATCTGCTGTCCGCCAGCCTCAGTGCCACAACTGCTAACGGAGAGTACCACGCGGGCCTCTTGCCGGATATGAGCGCTGCCGCGGCATCGCCAGCCGCCATCGGGCTGTTCGGCGTGCGCCAGTACTCTAGGCAGAgcgccggcggcggcggcgacgagCAATCCAGCGTCGGTTCTCTGTAA